In a genomic window of Littorina saxatilis isolate snail1 linkage group LG6, US_GU_Lsax_2.0, whole genome shotgun sequence:
- the LOC138969687 gene encoding KRAB-A domain-containing protein 2-like, with protein sequence MSYEVLQCGPNDKLIRKRSSPDEAPIFFVTLEDTYDTIKTAHIATGHGGRDRMLKELEKKFANIQRDSVELFKSYCLVCQEKQKRQKTKGVVVRPILTEEFNSRSQVDLVDYQSMEDGGYKWIMVYQDHLTKFVVLRPLTSKRACQVALQLVDIFTLFGAPVILQSDNGSEFTAVVIRELRDMWPELKLVHGKPRHPQSQGSVERANGDIKDMLTAWMSDHQTTRWSLGLKFVQFMKNRAYHSGLKRSPYRAMFGVEPRVGLSSTWLPEALIDEMQTEEDLRERVGWSSNADNASNPESAGSDLDINITSVSVQVHEESTSAGATLQELSNGDAAVIDRAFEIVQDELTMTNVTAILQEELSNGGEGVV encoded by the exons ATGTC GTATGAGGTGCTGCAGTGCGGTCCAAATGACAAGCTGATCCGAAAAAGATCCTCACCTGATGAAGCCCCGATCTTCTTTGTCACCCTTGAAGATACCTACGACACCATCAAGACTGCACACATCGCCACCGGTCACGGAGGGCGCGATAGGATGCTGAAGGAACTGGAAAAGaaatttgccaatatccaaagaGACAGTGTAGAACTGTTTAAGTCTTATTGCCTCGTGTGCCAGGAGAAACAAAAGCGACAGAAAACCAAAGGTGTCGTCGTGCGACCTATTCTCACAGAGGAATTCAATTCCAGAAGCCAAGTGGACCTTGTGGACTACCAGTCGATGGAGGATGGCGGCTACAAATGGATTATGGTCTATCAAGATCACCTCACCAAATTTGTAGTCTTGCGACCGCTGACATCAAAAAGGGCGTGCCAAGTAGCCCTTCAGCTCGTGGACATTTTTACTCTTTTCGGGGCTCCAGTGATCCTTCAATCGGACAATGGAAGCGAGTTCACTGCAGTTGTCATCAGAGAACTACGAGATATGTGGCCAGAATTAAAACTCGTTCATGGAAAACCTCGTCATCCTCAGTCACAAGGCTCTGTAGAGAGGGCCAACGGTGACATCAAGGACATGCTGACTGCTTGGATGTCGGATCACCAAACAACGCGTTGGTCATTGGGTCTAAAGTTCGTGCAGTTCATGAAAAACCGAGCCTACCATTCAGGATTGAAAAGATCCCCGTACAGAGCCATGTTTGGCGTCGAGCCCAGAGTTGGGCTGTCTTCCACGTGGCTGCCAGAGGCCCTGATTGATGAAATGCAAACAGAAGAGGACCTTCGAGAAAGAGTAGGCTGGTCAAGTAATGCTGATAACGCAAGCAATCCGGAGTCAGCAGGTTCAGATTTGGACATCAATATAACAAGTGTCTCTGTGCAGGTCCATGAAGAATCAACCAGTGCTGGTGCCACTCTACAGGAACTTTCAAATGGTGATGCAGCAGTCATCGACAGAGCATTCGAAATAGTCCAAGATGAACTGACAATGACTAATGTCACTGCCATTCTACAGGAAGAACTATCAAATGGTGGTGAAGGAGTCGTCTAA